One region of Scophthalmus maximus strain ysfricsl-2021 chromosome 15, ASM2237912v1, whole genome shotgun sequence genomic DNA includes:
- the coch gene encoding cochlin — MSLISILLPLTGLFLSMSQTILSQSTTEAPYPVTCVTRGADLMDAGVVVLCPPDCTQWRVSVFGTGVYASVSSVCGAAVHRGVLSPSGGPVKVHKLQGRYNYMSSYAHGIQSQPLTRWSNSFSLTKPVNVPLELTSDTSTTARPAAAPPVRKPPKKPSVKKALTGGNKDCQMDIAMVIDGSNNIGQRRFNLQKNFVAKLSAMLRVGPTGPHVGVIQASDSPRTEFLLTNYTQPKELLSAIKEVAHLGGNTNTGRAILHAAESFFLQENGGRRGHPRVMMVLIDGWPSDDLEQAATLARESGINVFLVSVAKPAPEELTMVRDEDFVKKAVCRDNGFFSYLIPSWFSTNKHVKPLAQRLCSHDGLLCSKTCFNSVNIGFLIDGSSSVGEGNFQLVLDFLVGIARSFDISDVGARVGAVQFTYDQRLEFGLSDHVDKEEVVEALKRIPYMSGGTATGGAISYTMQNLFRRTGPGRNFLIVVTDGQSYDDVRIPALDAQKHGITIFSVGVAWAPMDDLRAMSSQPKDSHTFFTREFTGLDEFVPPLVRAICRDFTENN, encoded by the exons ATGTCTCTGATCTCCATCCTGCTGCCTCTGACAG gactcttcctctccatgtctcaGACGATTCTCTCTCAGTCCACtactgaag cGCCATACCCGGTCACCTGCGTTACCCGTGGAGCCGACCTGATGGACGCCGGCGTGGTGGTTCTGTGTCCGCCCGACTGCACCCAGTGGAGGGTGTCAGTGTTCGGGACGGGTGTCTacgcctccgtctcctccgtctgcGGCGCGGCGGTCCACAG GGGGGTGCTGTCTCCGTCCGGGGGCCCCGTCAAGGTCCACAAGCTGCAGGGACGATACAACTACATGAGCTCCTACGCCCACGGGATCCAATCACAGCCCCTGACCCGCTGGAGCAACTCCTTCAGCCTCACCA AGCCTGTTAACGTTCCATTAGAGTTGACCAGTGACACCAGCACCACCGCTCGGCCTGCGGCTGCTCCACCAG tgagaAAGCCACCGAAGAAGCCCTCAGTGAAGAAAGCTCTGACGGGAGGAAATAAAG actGTCAGATGGACATCGCCATGGTGATTGACGGCAGTAACAACATCGGGCAGCGAAGATTCAACCTGCAGAAGAACTTTGTCGCCAAACTGTCAGCCATGTTGAGAGTCGGCCCGACAGGACCACACGTGGGTGTGATACAGGccag tgaTTCTCCCAGGACTGAGTTCCTTCTGACCAACTACACTCAGCCTAAAGAGCTGCTGTCTGCCATCAAGGAGGTGGCCCACCTGGGGGGAAACACcaacacag GTCGAGCCATCCTTCACGCGGCGGAGAGCTTCTTCCTGCAGGAGAACGGGGGGAGGCGGGGCCACCCCCGGGTGATGATGGTGCTGATTGACGGGTGGCCGTCTGATGACCTGGAGCAGGCGGCCACGTTGGCCCGCGAGTCCGGCATCAACGTGTTCCTGGTGTCTGTGGCCAAGCCGGCGCCCGAGGAGCTCACCATGGTGCGGGACGAGGACTTCGTGAAGAAG GCGGTGTGCAGAGACAACGGCTTCTTCAGTTACCTGATCCCCAGCTGGTTCAGCACCAACAAGCACGTGAAACCGCTCGCTCAGAGACTCTGCTCGCACGACGGCCTGCTCTGCa GTAAAACCTGTTTCAACTCTGTGAACATCGGTTTCCTCATCGACGGCTCGTCCAGCGTCGGCGAGGGGAATTTCCAACTGGTCCTGGACTTCCTGGTGGGAATCGCCAGGAGCTTCGACATCTCCGACGTGGGAGCTCGCGTTG GTGCGGTGCAGTTCACCTACGACCAGCGGCTGGAGTTCGGCCTGTCGGACCACGTGGACAAAGAGGAGGTCGTCGAGGCGCTGAAGAGGATTCCTTACATGAGCGGAGGGACGGCCACCGGGGGCGCCATCAGCTACACCATGCAGAACCTGTTCAG GCGAACCGGACCGGGCCGCAACTTCCTCATCGTGGTGACGGACGGCCAATCGTACGACGACGTGAGGATTCCAGCGCTGGACGCGCAGAAACATG GCATCACCATCTTCTCTGTGGGCGTGGCCTGGGCCCCGATGGATGACCTCAGAGCGATGTCATCACAGCCAAAAGACAGCCACACCTTCTTCACCAGAGAGTTCACCGGCCTGGACGAGTTCGTCCCGCCGCTGGTCCGAGCAATCTGCCGAGACTTCACCGAGAACAactga
- the LOC118285997 gene encoding dynein regulatory complex subunit 2-like codes for MAKKAKKGAKTEEETLLFLQQKAEAEERMLVQSLKDKLQTENTNSAVNLLHLNEGWRSILRQNREAQVHKHVNVLSETSQTQLDGLDHVITCLERDLREAERQSAQVRRLHLQHIERLWAQQEKRLTVLQQHWEKNLQHLSAGLHTERKQMLDLSRQQRADLEDAKFTVEQQHKEVMDEIQRLYSQSTASLQSDHEHRMNALVREGEMAMTDRTRHHQEGLHLHRREGKELDELVVKNQEYVRMRDKSMENIKELQDKVFQFRVKQNSGKAGQETMEQDLTAATGDVNQKSRKLRDQQTRDRAGSRRRIVNLTAQFHDATRRLQAVVAKGERILRVAEMCRKQENVFTTSAEDDQRSVTEEEAAEEACEFADIRQATRRFNGALLQRAALTRRREELSRENRQLRLLLRQRLEAMAASDHALALDRPLPTVHRAPTAAAPPLESDRRHGPVEAALVVTHAL; via the exons ATGGCCAAGAAAGCGAAGAAAGGAGCAAAGACGGAGGAAGAGACGCTTCTGTTCCTGCAACAGAAAGCTGAGGCAGAAGAGCGGATGCTCGTACAGTCCCTGAAG GACAAGTTGCAGACGGAGAACACAAACTCTGCAGTGAACCTGCTGCACCTGAACGAAGGCTGGAGGTCGATTCTCCGTCAGAACCGAGAGGCTCAGGTCCACAAACACGTCAACGTCCTCAGCGAGACGTCCCAGACGCAGCTGGACGGACTGGACCATGTGATCACG TGTCTGGAGCGCGACCTGCGGGAGGCGGAGCGTCAGTCGGCGCAGGTGCGGCGGCTTCACCTGCAGCACATCGAGCGTCTGTGGGCGCAGCAGGAGAAACGTCTGAcggtgctgcagcagcactgggAGAAGAACCTGCAGCACCTGAGCGCTGGGCTCCACACGGAGAG GAAGCAGATGCTGGATCTCTCTCGGCAGCAGCGAGCGGATCTGGAAGACGCCAAGTTCAccgtggagcagcagcacaaggaaGTGATGGATGAGATCCAGAGACTGTACAGCCAGAGCACGGCGTCGCTGCAGAGCGACCACGAGCACCGG ATGAACGCTCTGGTCCGCGAGGGGGAGATGGCGATGACGGACAGGACTCGCCATCACCAGGAGGGTCTGCATCTCCACCGCAGAGAAGGCAAAGAGCTGGACGAGCTGGTGGTGAAGAACCAGGAGTACGTGAGGATGAGGGACAAGAGCATGGAGAACATCAAGGAGCTGCAG gaCAAAGTCTTTCAGTTCCGGGTGAAGCAGAACTCGGGTAAAGCCGGACAGGAGACGATGGAACAAGATCTGACCGCCGCCACGGGCGACGTGAACCAAAAGAGCCGCAAGCTCCGTGACCAGCAGACCCGGGACCGCGCCGGGTCGAGGAGACGCATCGTCAACCTCACCGCGCAGTTCCACGACGCCACCAGGAGGCTGCAGGCGGTCGTTGCCAAG GGCGAGAGGATTCTACGTGTGGCGGAGATGTGCCGCAAGCAGGAGAACGTCTTCACGACGTCGGCCGAAGACGATCAGAGATctgtgacggaggaggaagcagcggag GAGGCGTGTGAGTTTGCAGACATCCGTCAGGCGACGCGGCGCTTCAACGGCGCTCTGCTGCAGCGAGCGGCTCTGACGAGGCGGCGAGAGGAGCTGAGCAGAGAAAACCGGCAGCTGAGGCTCCTGCTGCGGCAGCGCCTGGAGGCCATGGCGGCCAGCGACCACGCCCTCGCCCTCGACAGACCTCTGCCAACCGTGCACCGGGCCCCGACCGCGGCAGCGCCGCCACTGGAGAGCGACAGACGCCACGGCCCCGTCGAGGCCGCGCTCGTCGTCACACACGCTCTGTAA